From the genome of Caldivirga sp., one region includes:
- a CDS encoding substrate-binding domain-containing protein, which produces MASNSILATAVVVALIVGVVAGYGVASTHVSKVTSVTTLISTTTVTTTTTSPVTVTVTYAPSPTQPFIVGAAGTLKFAFTDLLNIMKSMYPNLNIGQPYFKGSGDVAQYELRTNQLSIMASADTTTIPSVLFTHNYTDYEIAFGVTQMVIIVDLNTTAGQEVYRLWQEAQSYPPLSAQWNNTWREIFTIIALNSSTVVGVSNPFTDPSGYQAQCMIKLAGLTFFNNASYLYNAIYGNPSKYFMRNTEVDLFTLMDAGQIQFILSAYKSNAIPQTKEYKGTAYITLPFMINLGNLSYVPYYHQVNVTWTEVGVTKTFICNPVVYTITIPNNAPNPTAALYFLTLLYSPIGQKILMENGIQPIVPGIVYGNYSNVPAPLRPFTAPVSQYPQYAPIFP; this is translated from the coding sequence ATGGCATCCAATTCCATACTAGCCACGGCTGTTGTGGTTGCTTTAATAGTGGGTGTGGTTGCTGGTTACGGAGTTGCCTCAACCCATGTAAGTAAGGTAACCAGTGTAACAACGTTGATCTCAACAACAACAGTTACAACTACAACTACTTCACCAGTTACCGTTACGGTAACGTACGCTCCATCGCCTACTCAACCATTCATAGTTGGCGCCGCAGGTACATTAAAGTTCGCCTTCACTGATTTGCTAAACATAATGAAGAGCATGTACCCTAACTTGAACATAGGTCAACCATACTTCAAGGGTAGTGGTGATGTGGCTCAGTATGAGCTTCGCACCAATCAACTCAGCATAATGGCTTCAGCAGACACAACAACCATACCGTCAGTGCTCTTCACGCATAACTACACTGATTACGAGATAGCCTTCGGTGTAACGCAAATGGTGATAATAGTTGACTTAAACACAACAGCTGGACAGGAGGTTTATAGGCTTTGGCAGGAGGCGCAAAGTTACCCACCCTTATCTGCCCAGTGGAATAACACCTGGAGGGAAATATTCACCATAATAGCGCTCAACTCAAGCACAGTAGTGGGTGTCTCAAACCCATTCACTGATCCATCTGGTTACCAGGCCCAGTGCATGATTAAGTTGGCTGGTTTAACATTCTTCAACAACGCCTCATACCTATACAACGCAATTTACGGTAACCCAAGCAAGTACTTCATGAGGAATACTGAGGTTGATTTATTCACGCTAATGGATGCTGGGCAGATTCAATTCATACTATCAGCCTACAAGAGTAATGCAATACCGCAAACCAAGGAGTATAAGGGAACAGCCTACATAACTTTACCCTTCATGATTAATCTAGGTAACTTAAGCTACGTACCCTATTACCACCAGGTTAACGTAACTTGGACTGAGGTCGGCGTCACTAAAACTTTCATATGTAATCCAGTGGTCTACACAATAACAATACCTAATAATGCCCCCAACCCAACGGCAGCATTATACTTCCTAACCCTACTCTACAGCCCAATAGGCCAGAAGATACTTATGGAGAATGGTATTCAACCAATAGTGCCAGGGATAGTGTACGGCAATTACAGTAATGTACCAGCTCCCTTAAGGCCATTCACAGCGCCTGTCAGTCAATACCCACAATATGCCCCAATATTCCCCTAA
- a CDS encoding ABC transporter permease, translating to MVYVGGLPLKVALAVSLLILVILIIYPLLLIIALGSTQLTSALSMGSFIESIEVTVIMSTLSALVAIVMGTPLAYLLARYEFHFKQLLDSIIDIPIMIPHVIVGIMIVLAFASKYNVLFNSLNAVILHLRVFNSNLLHYGILHFFLTPVVNALIYALSAIVGIKFINTLWGAVAAVAFLSSTYYIRVTEAAIVMVNPEMEIVARTLGASPSRVFTSITLPKVWRAMANGALLSWARSVSEAGALFIIAYSVYFNGNYVYPASVYIYESYVGIGLSDAVKYSAALLVVVLLIFIVYRVVLSLRRGG from the coding sequence ATGGTTTACGTAGGTGGGCTTCCCCTTAAAGTGGCTTTGGCGGTTTCATTACTCATACTAGTGATACTGATAATTTACCCACTACTATTAATTATAGCATTAGGGTCAACGCAGCTTACCTCAGCCTTATCCATGGGCAGCTTCATAGAATCCATTGAGGTCACGGTCATTATGTCGACGCTATCAGCCCTAGTGGCAATAGTAATGGGCACCCCCCTAGCCTACCTACTGGCTAGGTATGAGTTCCACTTTAAGCAGTTGCTTGACTCAATAATAGACATACCAATAATGATACCTCACGTGATAGTTGGGATAATGATAGTTCTGGCCTTCGCATCAAAGTACAATGTACTATTTAATTCACTCAACGCAGTCATACTGCATTTAAGGGTCTTTAACTCAAACCTACTTCACTATGGGATCCTACACTTCTTCCTCACACCAGTGGTTAACGCGTTAATATACGCCTTATCAGCAATAGTGGGTATTAAATTCATAAATACGCTTTGGGGTGCTGTTGCGGCTGTTGCGTTCCTATCATCAACATACTACATTAGGGTTACTGAGGCAGCAATAGTAATGGTTAATCCCGAAATGGAGATAGTTGCCAGGACTCTTGGTGCAAGTCCAAGTAGGGTTTTCACGTCAATAACGTTACCTAAGGTGTGGAGGGCTATGGCTAATGGCGCATTACTATCATGGGCGCGTTCAGTGTCTGAGGCTGGCGCATTATTCATAATAGCGTACAGCGTGTACTTCAACGGTAATTACGTTTACCCGGCCTCAGTCTACATTTACGAGAGTTACGTTGGAATTGGGTTAAGTGACGCGGTTAAGTACTCAGCTGCATTACTCGTGGTTGTGCTACTAATATTCATAGTCTATAGGGTTGTTTTAAGCCTTAGGAGGGGTGGTTAA
- a CDS encoding ABC transporter ATP-binding protein gives MEATLKLINVELRLGSFKLGPITTSVSGGTYNVVMGPTGSGKSTLIKVIAGAYRPTSGSVIINGEDVTGKPPELRGIAYVPQGYALFDHMTVYENIEYGLKVRGVPRGIRASEVRRIAEDLGILNLLNRRVNGLSGGESQKVALARALVIKPKVLLLDEPMSMMDVSTRESLIPLLRSIPTKYNTVVVHVTHDRNEAYALADKILVLNNGQLVEENEPEVIFTRPRSIFTAQFVGFSNIIPAVAVKTPEGSMVHIGSHVLRSTEKVEGRVYACIRPEWFKEGNGDDGNVIRGTVVEVERASMGFRVTINADGVLFTAITQSKPGKGELVNLTIPPNLVHLIPAAE, from the coding sequence GTGGAGGCTACCCTTAAACTGATTAATGTTGAATTAAGGCTTGGTTCCTTTAAACTAGGCCCAATAACAACCTCAGTAAGTGGCGGAACATACAACGTTGTGATGGGGCCCACAGGCAGCGGTAAGTCGACGTTAATTAAAGTGATAGCGGGAGCCTATAGGCCCACCTCAGGTTCAGTAATCATTAATGGAGAGGACGTTACAGGTAAGCCCCCTGAATTAAGGGGAATAGCCTATGTTCCCCAGGGTTACGCCCTCTTCGACCACATGACTGTTTACGAGAACATTGAGTATGGTCTCAAGGTCAGGGGGGTGCCTAGGGGGATTAGGGCTAGTGAGGTGCGTAGGATTGCTGAGGACTTAGGTATACTTAACCTACTTAACCGGAGGGTTAATGGGTTAAGCGGTGGAGAGAGCCAGAAGGTTGCCTTAGCTAGGGCTCTTGTCATTAAGCCAAAGGTCCTACTGCTTGATGAACCAATGTCAATGATGGACGTCAGCACCAGGGAAAGCCTAATACCCCTCTTAAGGAGTATACCAACCAAGTACAATACCGTGGTGGTGCACGTGACTCATGATAGGAATGAAGCCTACGCCCTAGCCGATAAAATACTAGTGCTTAATAATGGGCAGTTAGTTGAGGAGAATGAGCCTGAGGTAATATTCACGAGACCTAGGAGCATCTTCACTGCACAGTTCGTGGGCTTCAGTAATATAATACCCGCAGTAGCCGTTAAGACACCTGAGGGCTCAATGGTACACATTGGTAGCCACGTCTTACGTTCAACAGAGAAGGTTGAGGGTAGGGTCTACGCCTGCATTAGGCCGGAGTGGTTTAAGGAGGGTAATGGGGATGATGGTAACGTTATCAGGGGTACAGTGGTTGAGGTTGAGAGGGCTAGTATGGGTTTCAGGGTTACTATTAACGCAGATGGAGTGCTCTTCACGGCTATCACCCAATCGAAGCCAGGTAAGGGGGAGTTAGTGAACTTAACCATACCACCCAACCTAGTTCACTTAATACCAGCCGCTGAGTGA
- a CDS encoding MFS transporter, with protein MKSWFILIQGLLPMMLISAYQYSWNLLITPLMRSLNVDLPAIQVAYSLFVLFSTVSQVLGGYIADKRGPRLVGVTGGVLAGLGMMASPLVNGINQFYILWSMGSIGVGLIYGVSINLGVKWFSRTRGLATGIINMGFGLGATFFNPLISLLIIKGEYKYPMILIGALILAVVIPLMATAKYPTSQVKGMQLTKIPPGFWLAFTSFSLMGIPLQLFSSSLSVLGGDYGYVTVAAAASLLPLFSGIGRPIMGSISDKLSRRRTIIITGLVLTISMLTLLIHSPIAYIASTVITGVFGGSLITLFASLVGDEYGIVNSTFLFGILYNGKFIAALMGSVMFAELIRVINLTGSLILETSLTVASIIVFIAFTKLHPRGYYLKNT; from the coding sequence ATGAAGAGCTGGTTCATACTGATTCAGGGACTACTACCAATGATGCTCATATCTGCTTACCAGTACAGTTGGAATCTGCTCATAACGCCATTAATGAGGAGCCTCAATGTTGATTTACCTGCGATTCAAGTAGCCTACTCCCTATTCGTACTATTCTCCACTGTTTCACAAGTGCTTGGTGGTTACATTGCCGATAAGAGGGGGCCTAGGCTAGTTGGCGTGACTGGGGGTGTATTGGCTGGTTTAGGAATGATGGCGTCACCGCTGGTTAATGGAATTAATCAATTCTACATCCTTTGGTCAATGGGGAGCATTGGCGTTGGCTTAATCTACGGGGTATCAATAAACCTGGGGGTTAAGTGGTTTAGTAGGACTAGGGGGTTAGCAACCGGTATAATAAACATGGGCTTTGGACTTGGGGCAACGTTCTTCAACCCACTAATATCACTATTGATAATTAAGGGTGAGTACAAGTACCCCATGATACTGATAGGCGCCCTAATACTGGCAGTGGTCATACCCCTAATGGCAACCGCAAAGTATCCTACAAGCCAGGTTAAGGGCATGCAACTTACTAAAATACCCCCAGGCTTCTGGCTTGCCTTCACCTCATTCTCACTTATGGGTATTCCACTTCAGTTATTCTCATCCAGCCTCTCAGTGCTTGGTGGGGATTATGGCTACGTCACCGTGGCGGCAGCGGCATCGCTACTACCCCTCTTTAGTGGGATTGGTAGGCCAATAATGGGTTCAATCTCCGATAAGTTAAGTAGAAGGAGGACCATTATCATAACGGGCCTAGTGCTAACAATCTCAATGCTTACGCTGCTTATTCACTCACCCATCGCGTACATAGCCTCAACAGTAATCACTGGGGTTTTCGGGGGTTCATTAATAACCTTATTCGCGTCCCTGGTGGGTGATGAATACGGTATAGTTAATTCAACGTTCCTATTCGGCATACTTTATAATGGTAAATTCATCGCGGCCTTAATGGGTAGTGTAATGTTCGCTGAGTTAATAAGGGTCATTAACCTAACTGGATCGCTCATACTTGAGACTTCACTAACAGTGGCCTCAATAATAGTGTTCATAGCCTTCACTAAGCTTCACCCCAGGGGTTATTATTTGAAAAACACTTAA
- a CDS encoding signal peptidase I: MDTSKVLNAIGYVALAVILVYLVLSIAGIVKIPWATVGGFSMEPTLESGTLVVLCPVPSNATALLGHVVVYDHYGEYIIHRVIDVYQSANTYYVVTKGDANQVADPWETPINQVYGVVCLSMQYVGLITLVLRKPPTLLLAIVTMLVLWLVLSEAEKRVK, from the coding sequence ATGGACACTAGTAAGGTGCTGAACGCAATTGGTTACGTTGCATTAGCAGTAATACTGGTTTACCTCGTGTTAAGCATCGCCGGCATCGTTAAGATACCGTGGGCCACAGTGGGTGGCTTCAGTATGGAGCCGACGCTGGAGTCCGGTACGTTAGTTGTCCTGTGTCCAGTACCCAGTAACGCCACTGCGCTCCTTGGTCACGTGGTTGTTTATGACCATTATGGTGAGTACATAATACATAGGGTTATAGACGTTTACCAGTCAGCTAACACCTACTACGTGGTCACTAAGGGTGATGCAAACCAGGTGGCGGATCCATGGGAAACACCAATTAATCAAGTGTATGGGGTAGTGTGCTTAAGTATGCAGTACGTGGGTTTAATAACCCTGGTGTTGAGGAAGCCGCCCACGCTACTGTTAGCTATCGTGACTATGCTGGTTCTTTGGCTTGTCTTAAGTGAGGCTGAGAAGAGGGTTAAATGA
- a CDS encoding 30S ribosomal protein S13 yields the protein MSEAGQGRQIVRIGDTDLDGSKAVAYALARIKGIGVSTAVAICRNLGINPLVKLGELNEEMIRKIDWTVRNLHQAAPAWFVNRPKDPETGRNIHLIGADLILTARNDIEKEKRILSWRGIRHNLGLKVRGQRTRTTGRLGPVAGVQRRRTPTGAGGGGEGGGQG from the coding sequence ATGTCTGAGGCTGGCCAAGGTAGGCAGATTGTGCGTATTGGGGACACTGACCTAGATGGCTCTAAGGCTGTTGCGTATGCTCTAGCTAGGATTAAGGGTATTGGTGTATCAACAGCCGTGGCGATATGTAGGAACCTCGGCATTAATCCACTGGTTAAGTTAGGGGAATTGAATGAGGAAATGATTAGGAAGATAGATTGGACAGTTAGGAACCTTCACCAAGCAGCCCCAGCCTGGTTTGTTAATAGGCCGAAGGACCCTGAAACAGGCAGGAACATTCACCTAATAGGCGCTGACTTAATACTAACTGCCAGGAATGACATAGAGAAGGAGAAGCGTATACTGTCCTGGAGGGGAATTAGGCATAACCTAGGCCTAAAGGTTAGGGGCCAGAGGACTAGGACTACGGGTAGGCTTGGCCCAGTGGCTGGTGTTCAACGTAGGAGAACACCCACTGGTGCTGGCGGTGGAGGGGAGGGCGGCGGCCAGGGTTAA
- a CDS encoding carbon-nitrogen hydrolase family protein, whose amino-acid sequence MLRIHLIQYASKLGDPEYNISRLREYAKRNCRGDGNDVLITPELYVSGYMSKDLLLQIAEPLDGNSISELTEIAREGKCTIVTGIAERDKDTGVVYNSAVAVGENGLVAFYRKRHLPSYGVFDESRYFGIGRGDAPVFPINGTKAGLAICYDAFYPEVSRSLMLKGAKVQLYISAAPDMSRPHFETFIRARAMENVSFVVYVNTIGQYDGLGFFGGSFIVDPLGEVVAKAKYYEEDTVVAEIDPSLVDNYRSIRPILKDYAWDDVRYLLRNYKSGFRVY is encoded by the coding sequence ATGCTGAGGATACACCTAATTCAGTACGCCAGTAAGTTAGGTGATCCTGAGTACAACATAAGTAGGCTAAGGGAGTACGCGAAGAGGAACTGTAGAGGTGACGGTAACGACGTGTTAATCACCCCTGAACTATACGTATCAGGCTACATGTCGAAGGACCTCCTCCTCCAGATAGCTGAGCCACTTGATGGGAATTCAATCAGTGAATTAACGGAGATAGCTAGGGAGGGTAAATGCACAATAGTGACTGGGATTGCTGAGAGGGATAAGGACACTGGGGTTGTTTACAATTCTGCAGTAGCCGTTGGGGAGAATGGCTTAGTAGCGTTCTATAGGAAGAGGCACCTACCCAGTTACGGAGTCTTCGATGAGTCAAGGTACTTCGGGATAGGTAGGGGTGATGCCCCCGTCTTCCCAATAAACGGCACTAAGGCTGGGTTAGCAATATGCTACGACGCCTTCTACCCTGAAGTCTCCCGGTCACTAATGCTTAAGGGCGCTAAGGTTCAATTATACATAAGCGCCGCCCCAGATATGTCTAGACCCCACTTTGAAACATTCATTAGGGCTAGGGCAATGGAGAACGTTTCCTTCGTAGTATACGTAAACACTATTGGGCAGTATGATGGCTTAGGCTTCTTTGGGGGAAGTTTCATAGTGGATCCACTGGGGGAGGTTGTGGCTAAGGCGAAGTACTATGAGGAGGACACTGTGGTTGCTGAGATTGACCCAAGCCTTGTGGATAACTACAGGTCAATAAGGCCAATACTGAAGGACTACGCTTGGGATGACGTTAGGTACCTGCTTAGGAATTATAAATCAGGCTTCAGGGTATATTAG
- a CDS encoding polyprenyl synthetase family protein — protein MAFIFELPKEINDALSLIINELSNLLNGINMPPNLRESAMHYIHNKGKMIRPLLTLITTRILGGKLMDAINPAVAVELVHVATLLQDDIIDGHLMRRGFETPFKKYGTEYTILASDLLIAKAIEYSLKSKTRRITMELTNAALRLAIGQSYELEYKLSGKVDMNIYMRIIENKTASLISASIVLGGYVAEADSNTINLLRSLGEKLGAAYQIRDDMIDYLNLDKDNPRGLRSVDVNVIDALKAEGFSDPLKEAYRLFMNYMSEARTTAALIRGGEVFISIIDFLQDPLTKLIEGSKK, from the coding sequence ATGGCTTTCATTTTTGAGCTGCCTAAGGAGATAAACGATGCGTTGAGCCTCATCATTAATGAGCTTAGTAACCTACTCAATGGGATTAACATGCCTCCCAACTTAAGAGAATCAGCAATGCATTATATCCACAATAAGGGTAAAATGATTAGGCCCCTCTTAACCCTAATAACAACACGCATACTTGGTGGTAAACTAATGGATGCAATTAACCCAGCTGTAGCAGTGGAGTTGGTTCACGTTGCCACTTTACTTCAGGATGACATAATTGATGGGCACTTAATGAGGAGGGGTTTTGAAACCCCATTCAAGAAGTATGGGACGGAGTACACTATATTAGCCAGCGACCTACTGATAGCTAAGGCCATTGAGTATTCACTGAAGTCTAAGACTAGGAGGATAACCATGGAGTTAACTAACGCTGCCCTGAGACTGGCCATAGGGCAATCCTATGAGCTTGAGTATAAGCTCAGTGGTAAAGTGGATATGAATATTTACATGAGGATTATTGAGAATAAGACAGCCTCCCTAATATCAGCCTCAATAGTGTTAGGCGGCTACGTTGCTGAGGCCGACAGCAATACAATTAACCTACTTAGATCCCTTGGGGAGAAGCTTGGCGCCGCTTACCAGATAAGGGATGATATGATAGATTACTTGAACCTTGACAAGGATAACCCAAGGGGTCTAAGGAGTGTTGACGTTAATGTGATTGACGCATTGAAGGCAGAGGGCTTCAGTGACCCACTTAAGGAGGCCTACAGATTATTCATGAACTACATGAGTGAGGCGAGGACAACAGCAGCATTAATAAGGGGTGGTGAGGTCTTCATAAGCATCATTGATTTCCTACAGGACCCCTTAACTAAGCTTATTGAGGGTAGTAAGAAGTAG
- the ppdK gene encoding pyruvate, phosphate dikinase encodes MARKYVLTFEEANPDDVKLLGGKATSLVLMTRLGLPVPPGFTITTVACKEYYKNGEKLPEGLMDEVIEGVRYLEAKTGRKFGGDGTPLLVSVRSGAAVSMPGMMDTVLNVGLNDKTLQGFIKFIGSEHAAYDAYRRFLAMFGRIVLGIPEEEFNKPLDEVKKKYGVKEDPEIPLQGLKELVELYKQVYIRRVGKVIDDPWEQLRLSIDAVFKSWNSPRAKFYREANKITPDIADCTAASVVTMVFGNADWRSATGVVFSRNPATGEDELYGEYLPYAQGEDVVAGIRTPKPISELKKEMPEVYDQLYKGVKLIERTKKAVQDVEFTIEKGKLWFLQTRNAKMNPLAMIKVAVDMVKQNWMTKEEAVMMIKPQHILQVLYPRIDEAKAPKPIAKGIAASPGAVSGQAVFDPDSAVEWAKAGKRVILVREETKPDDVHGFYASVGILTSRGGATSHAAVVARAIGRPAVVGAEGLKIDYTTRTAKAGDVVIKEGDWLTIDGFTGNVYVGQVPTIEPKLPPEFYELLNMADSVSVFGVKANADTPEDATIARRFGAKGIGLLRTERMFRAPGRLELFRSVILSTNANERRDALNKLAELMRRDFEEIFEIMEGYPVTVRLFDPPLHEFLPNVEELVAEVTKARTLGRPDPEKEALLARVRALMEANPMMGHRGVRLGITFPDIYMAQVKAILEAALELKKRGKSIQVQIMIPQVSEYKELEYVINNVVKPTAEEVFKNYGERIDFKIGTMMETVRASLTADKIAKIVDFMSFGTNDLTQAVFSFSRDDVENKFMSQYLNLGILPYDPFVTIDRDGVAKLMKIAVDLARSVKPDIEIGICGEHGGDADSIRILAEVVGRGLDYFSASPYRVPVARLVSAQESLKILGKAPKVAEY; translated from the coding sequence ATGGCTAGGAAGTACGTATTAACGTTTGAGGAGGCAAACCCTGATGATGTTAAGCTCCTTGGAGGTAAGGCAACAAGCCTCGTATTAATGACTAGACTAGGCCTACCAGTACCACCAGGCTTCACCATAACAACCGTGGCTTGTAAGGAGTACTACAAGAATGGGGAGAAGTTACCTGAGGGATTAATGGATGAGGTTATTGAGGGTGTAAGGTACCTTGAAGCCAAGACCGGTAGGAAATTCGGGGGAGACGGTACACCACTGCTGGTTAGTGTTAGGTCTGGTGCGGCAGTATCCATGCCCGGCATGATGGACACCGTGCTTAACGTAGGCCTCAACGATAAGACCCTTCAAGGCTTCATAAAGTTCATAGGCAGTGAACACGCGGCCTACGACGCCTACAGGAGGTTCCTGGCAATGTTCGGTAGAATAGTCTTAGGCATTCCTGAGGAGGAGTTCAATAAGCCGCTTGATGAGGTGAAGAAGAAGTACGGTGTTAAAGAGGACCCTGAAATACCCCTACAGGGCCTTAAGGAGTTGGTTGAATTATATAAGCAGGTCTACATAAGGAGGGTGGGTAAGGTTATTGATGACCCATGGGAGCAGTTGAGATTATCCATAGATGCAGTGTTTAAGTCCTGGAATTCACCTAGGGCTAAGTTCTACAGGGAGGCTAATAAGATAACCCCCGACATAGCTGACTGCACTGCGGCATCAGTGGTCACAATGGTGTTCGGTAACGCTGACTGGAGGTCAGCAACCGGTGTTGTGTTTTCAAGGAATCCAGCAACCGGTGAGGATGAGCTGTACGGTGAGTACTTACCGTACGCCCAGGGTGAGGACGTTGTTGCCGGTATTAGGACTCCTAAGCCTATTTCTGAGCTTAAGAAGGAGATGCCTGAGGTTTACGATCAATTATACAAGGGCGTTAAGCTAATTGAGAGGACTAAGAAGGCTGTTCAGGACGTTGAGTTCACTATTGAGAAGGGTAAGCTGTGGTTCCTTCAGACTAGGAACGCTAAGATGAATCCACTGGCCATGATTAAGGTTGCGGTCGACATGGTTAAGCAGAATTGGATGACTAAGGAGGAGGCGGTAATGATGATTAAGCCACAGCACATACTGCAGGTTCTCTACCCAAGGATTGATGAAGCCAAGGCACCTAAACCCATTGCTAAGGGTATTGCAGCATCACCTGGGGCGGTCAGCGGCCAGGCGGTTTTCGACCCAGACTCCGCCGTTGAGTGGGCTAAGGCTGGTAAGAGGGTTATACTGGTTAGGGAGGAGACTAAGCCTGATGACGTCCACGGATTCTACGCCTCAGTGGGCATATTAACCAGTAGGGGTGGTGCAACAAGCCATGCTGCGGTTGTGGCTAGGGCAATAGGTAGACCAGCGGTAGTGGGTGCTGAGGGGCTTAAGATCGACTACACCACTAGGACTGCTAAGGCCGGTGACGTAGTGATTAAGGAGGGGGACTGGTTAACCATAGATGGCTTCACGGGTAACGTATACGTTGGTCAAGTCCCAACCATTGAACCAAAGCTACCGCCTGAATTCTACGAGTTACTTAACATGGCTGATTCAGTATCAGTGTTCGGTGTTAAGGCTAACGCAGACACGCCTGAGGACGCTACAATAGCTAGGAGGTTTGGGGCTAAGGGAATAGGCTTACTTAGGACTGAGAGGATGTTTAGAGCCCCCGGTAGGCTTGAATTATTTAGAAGCGTAATACTGTCCACAAACGCCAATGAGAGGAGGGACGCCCTCAACAAGTTGGCTGAGTTAATGAGGAGGGACTTTGAGGAGATATTTGAAATAATGGAGGGTTACCCGGTGACGGTGAGGCTCTTTGATCCACCACTCCATGAGTTCCTACCCAACGTTGAGGAATTGGTTGCCGAGGTAACTAAGGCAAGGACGCTTGGTAGGCCTGACCCAGAGAAGGAAGCGTTGTTAGCTAGGGTTAGGGCTTTAATGGAGGCTAACCCAATGATGGGTCATAGGGGTGTTAGATTAGGCATAACGTTCCCAGACATATACATGGCGCAGGTTAAGGCGATTCTTGAGGCTGCCCTTGAACTCAAGAAGAGGGGTAAGAGTATACAGGTACAGATAATGATCCCACAGGTCTCTGAGTATAAGGAGCTTGAGTACGTGATAAATAATGTTGTTAAGCCAACCGCTGAGGAGGTGTTTAAGAATTACGGTGAACGCATTGACTTTAAGATAGGTACAATGATGGAGACCGTTAGGGCCAGTTTAACAGCCGATAAGATAGCGAAGATTGTTGACTTCATGAGCTTCGGCACTAATGACTTAACCCAAGCAGTGTTCAGCTTCAGTAGGGATGACGTGGAGAACAAGTTCATGAGCCAGTACCTGAACCTAGGCATACTGCCCTATGACCCATTCGTAACCATTGACCGTGATGGCGTGGCTAAGTTAATGAAGATAGCCGTTGACTTAGCTAGAAGCGTTAAGCCAGACATAGAGATAGGCATATGTGGTGAGCATGGTGGTGACGCGGATTCAATAAGGATACTTGCTGAGGTTGTTGGCAGGGGATTAGACTACTTCAGCGCATCACCATACAGGGTTCCAGTGGCTAGGCTTGTGTCTGCCCAGGAGTCACTTAAGATACTTGGTAAGGCACCTAAGGTTGCCGAGTACTAA
- a CDS encoding serine protein kinase RIO, which produces MPDEAKIERDRIERRRFKIKDIDQLKLVDDVFNEYTLKALYELMNRRIILEVYGPIAQGKEAKVIWGKDYEGKDLALKVYYTLANRFINRNPYIMGDRRFSGKPSNPFKLASMWCRKEFRNMKRAYEAKVLVPTPIAFYNNILVMEFIGEDGAPAPLLKDVPPSDVQSAYIDVILNVEKALIIGKLIHADLSEYNILNWNGKLYIIDWGSAVDSSHPNSTDLLYRDIRNINRFFSKLGASTVDEGKLTEALIERSRGSYIIDNNRVIINGKDLLSYLNLS; this is translated from the coding sequence GTGCCTGATGAGGCTAAGATTGAGAGGGATAGGATTGAGAGGAGGAGGTTTAAGATAAAGGACATTGATCAGCTTAAGCTCGTTGATGATGTTTTTAACGAGTACACCCTGAAGGCCCTCTATGAATTAATGAATAGGAGGATTATTCTTGAGGTTTACGGACCCATTGCCCAGGGTAAGGAGGCTAAGGTAATATGGGGTAAGGATTACGAGGGTAAGGACCTGGCGCTTAAAGTCTACTACACGTTGGCTAATAGGTTCATTAACAGGAACCCCTACATTATGGGTGATAGGAGGTTTAGTGGGAAACCCAGTAATCCGTTTAAGTTAGCAAGCATGTGGTGTAGGAAGGAGTTCAGGAACATGAAGAGGGCCTATGAAGCTAAGGTACTTGTTCCCACGCCAATAGCCTTCTACAATAATATACTCGTAATGGAATTCATAGGTGAGGATGGTGCACCAGCACCATTACTGAAGGATGTACCTCCAAGTGACGTGCAGTCCGCCTACATTGACGTAATCCTAAACGTGGAGAAGGCTCTTATTATTGGTAAGTTAATTCACGCTGACTTAAGTGAGTACAATATTTTGAACTGGAACGGTAAATTATACATAATTGACTGGGGTTCAGCAGTGGATTCATCCCACCCAAACTCCACCGATCTCCTATACAGGGATATTAGGAACATAAACAGGTTCTTCAGTAAACTGGGCGCATCAACGGTGGATGAGGGGAAGCTCACTGAGGCTTTAATTGAGAGGAGTAGGGGAAGCTACATTATAGATAACAATAGGGTTATTATTAATGGTAAGGACCTGTTAAGCTACTTGAACCTGAGTTAA